TTCTAAAGAAGATAGAGAGCGAAAGATCATAGTAAAAGTTTCTAGTAATACAAAAGAAATAATTCTTGATTATTACGATAATGGTCCAGGTCTTTCTAAAGACATTACCGAACCAGAAAAAATATTTGAGCCATTATTTACGACAAAGAGGAATCAGCATACTGGTGAAGAAGAAGGGACCGGATTAGGTATGTGGTTAGTAAAATCGATTGTTGAAGAAAATGATGGTAATGCGCAATTATTATATCCTGAAATAGGCTTTGGATTAAAAATTACATTTCCAATAAAATATAAAAGATAGAAGTCATGTATAAAATATTATTTATAGACGAGGAAAAAGAAACCTTGGACGATTTTGAAGAATTTGTAGAAAAATTCCCTTCAAGGGTTGAATTAGTTCCTTTGACAGCACTTCCCTTAGCTTCAAAAGAAGAAATGATTGAATATATCATTAAGTTGGCTCCTGATGCACTGGTAGTCGATTTTCGTTTGAATGAAATGAAAAACGATATTAAATACAATATACCTTATAATGGAGTTGATTTAGTTGAAGAATATCAATCAATTAGAAATCATTTTCCATGTTTCGTTTTGACAGCGTTAGATGATGAAGCAGTAAACCAAAGTGAAGATGTTAATATCGTCTACATTAAAAACATACTTTATAAAAAGGAAGATGAAAATGCTAAAGCCAAATTTCTTGATAGAGTTCTTGGGCAAATAGAGCATTACAAATCCCGAATTGAAGATGCAAAGAAAGAGTTAGATGAATTAGTAAACTTAAGGAAGACTGGTAACGCGGATATAGATATTGAAAATAGAATAATTGAACTTGATGATTTTTTAGAAAAGTCAATT
The genomic region above belongs to Williamwhitmania taraxaci and contains:
- a CDS encoding ATP-binding protein — encoded protein: MAQLRPKRLAQLEPKWVAQLRPFYLLVNSIDAFIISKEDRERKIIVKVSSNTKEIILDYYDNGPGLSKDITEPEKIFEPLFTTKRNQHTGEEEGTGLGMWLVKSIVEENDGNAQLLYPEIGFGLKITFPIKYKR
- a CDS encoding response regulator produces the protein MYKILFIDEEKETLDDFEEFVEKFPSRVELVPLTALPLASKEEMIEYIIKLAPDALVVDFRLNEMKNDIKYNIPYNGVDLVEEYQSIRNHFPCFVLTALDDEAVNQSEDVNIVYIKNILYKKEDENAKAKFLDRVLGQIEHYKSRIEDAKKELDELVNLRKTGNADIDIENRIIELDDFLEKSIDAKNSIPSEYKSLSNSNRLDSILNKVDELLRKIDKDAKYI